One window from the genome of Nicotiana sylvestris chromosome 9, ASM39365v2, whole genome shotgun sequence encodes:
- the LOC104232950 gene encoding uncharacterized protein: MDRYQKVEKPKQELPINENEIRITSQGLVRNYITYATTLLQERRGKEIVLKAMGQAISKTVAISEIIKRRMPQLHQDTAISSVSITDVWEPLEEGLLPVEQTRHVSMISITLSAKELNANSPGYQAPSGVEIEQMKPQYRNYQPQLQQQPPRQTRAVYYAGNEDSYGRGRGRGRGRGRGWSRGGYGNYQENGDYSNWGRENGGYSNWGRGGGRGGWGYPGSEYGRGRGGGGRGYGRDRGRGRMGPRPRGGGNQA; this comes from the exons TACCCATAAATGAGAACGAGATCCGAATCACCTCACAGGGTTTGGTTCGTAACTACATCACCTATGCCACTACTCTTCTTCAG GAGAGGCGTGGGAAAGAGATTGTCTTGAAAGCAATGGGTCAGGCAATTAGCAAAACAGTTGCTATATCAGAGATCATTAAG AGAAGAATGCCTCAACTGCATCAAGACACAGCTATCAGCTCAGTAAGCATAACAGATGTATGGGAGCCTCTTGAAGAGGGTCTTTTGCC TGTGGAGCAGACCCGCCATGTGTCAATGATTTCGATCACCTTGTCAGCAAAGGAACTGAACGCGAATTCCCCTGG GTATCAAGCTCCTTCTGGGGTTGAGATTGAACAGATGAAGCCACAGTACAGAAATTACCAGCCTCAACTGCAGCAACAACCACCTAGACAAACACGGGCAGTCTACTATGCGGGTAATGAAG ATTCATATGGTCGAGGACGAGGTCGTGGTAGAGGGAGGGGACGTGGTTGGAGCAGAGGTGGATATGGAAACTATCAAG AAAATGGTGATTACTCGAACTGGGGCCGAGAAAATGGTGGTTACTCAAACTGGGGCCGAGGTGGGGGCCGTGGTGGATGGGGATATCCTG GCTCTGAATATGGAAGAGGCAGGGGTGGAGGTGGCAGAGGTTATGGCCGTGACCGTGGCCGTGGACGAATGGGCCCCCGTCCAAGAGGTGGTGGCAACCAGGCTTAG